A genome region from Sphingobium sp. CR2-8 includes the following:
- a CDS encoding SDR family NAD(P)-dependent oxidoreductase codes for MARLDGKVAVILGASDPRSMGAATARRFAAEGAKLVLAARRADAVAAVATDLGAVAIACDITDEAQLAALAKAAVDNYGRLDIAINYAGIGGSGAILDTSAELFRQQAEVHFVGTGLFIKQMALAMTPVADGKGGGSIITASSLTVLVQATDYGAYAGSKGGADVLVKVAANELGARGIRVNSIAPGFTKSAMTEDYFAMPAVTNAFLKEMPLGRFPTVEDIANTALWLASDEAFVTGQRIDVTAGQALRRTPRPEEFV; via the coding sequence ATGGCACGACTGGACGGCAAGGTTGCGGTGATATTGGGCGCGTCCGACCCCCGCAGCATGGGCGCGGCGACGGCGCGGCGCTTTGCGGCCGAGGGCGCGAAGCTGGTGCTGGCGGCGCGGCGAGCGGACGCGGTCGCAGCGGTGGCGACAGATCTGGGCGCGGTCGCCATCGCCTGCGATATCACCGACGAAGCGCAATTGGCCGCGCTCGCCAAGGCGGCGGTCGATAATTATGGGCGGCTCGACATTGCGATCAACTATGCCGGTATAGGTGGGTCGGGCGCGATCCTGGACACCAGCGCCGAGCTGTTCCGCCAGCAGGCGGAAGTGCATTTCGTCGGGACGGGCCTGTTCATCAAGCAGATGGCGCTGGCCATGACCCCTGTTGCCGATGGCAAGGGTGGCGGATCGATCATCACCGCATCGTCGCTCACCGTGCTGGTGCAGGCGACCGATTATGGCGCCTATGCGGGGTCCAAGGGCGGGGCGGACGTGCTGGTCAAAGTCGCCGCCAATGAACTGGGCGCACGCGGCATCCGGGTCAATTCCATCGCGCCGGGCTTCACCAAGAGCGCCATGACGGAGGATTATTTTGCCATGCCGGCTGTCACGAACGCTTTCCTCAAGGAAATGCCGCTGGGGCGCTTTCCTACGGTCGAGGATATTGCCAATACCGCCTTGTGGCTCGCCAGTGACGAGGCGTTCGTGACCGGCCAGCGGATCGATGTCACCGCCGGACAGGCGCTACGGCGAACGCCGCGCCCGGAGGAGTTCGTCTGA
- a CDS encoding SDR family oxidoreductase, translated as MGRLSGKAALVVGAASAGNMGQAIARRFADEGARVVVAGRNMHVLETLAGEIGGVALPCDFSDRASIFALVEGTKAALGGLDIAVNATGWGLLKPFLETTDEDFDRMYALQLRGPFQFLQALIPAMGAGGSVIQISSATATIMFHDHDAYMATKAGTDHMIRSVANQFGDRGIRFNSVSPGVTDTPMTADAAAVPGLMDAFNKAYPLGRYGTREDIAAACVWLASDESFMTGENMQVNGGLSLRGNPSKADIAASVAAAIAAG; from the coding sequence ATGGGCCGGCTGTCGGGCAAGGCGGCGCTGGTCGTGGGTGCCGCCAGCGCGGGGAATATGGGACAGGCGATCGCTCGCCGCTTTGCGGATGAAGGCGCGCGGGTCGTGGTCGCCGGGCGCAACATGCACGTGCTGGAAACGCTGGCGGGCGAGATTGGCGGCGTGGCGCTGCCTTGTGACTTTTCCGATCGGGCGAGTATCTTCGCCCTGGTCGAAGGCACGAAGGCGGCGCTGGGCGGCCTGGATATTGCGGTCAACGCCACCGGCTGGGGCCTGCTCAAACCGTTCCTCGAAACGACCGACGAGGATTTCGATCGGATGTATGCGCTGCAACTGCGCGGACCGTTCCAGTTCCTGCAAGCGCTGATCCCGGCGATGGGCGCAGGCGGGTCAGTCATCCAGATCAGTTCGGCGACCGCGACGATCATGTTCCACGATCATGACGCCTATATGGCGACCAAGGCGGGCACCGACCATATGATCCGCAGCGTCGCCAACCAGTTTGGCGACCGCGGCATCCGTTTCAATAGCGTGTCGCCGGGCGTCACCGATACGCCGATGACGGCCGATGCGGCTGCCGTGCCCGGCCTGATGGACGCCTTCAACAAAGCCTATCCGCTCGGTCGCTATGGCACGCGGGAGGATATCGCGGCGGCCTGTGTCTGGCTCGCCAGCGACGAATCTTTCATGACCGGTGAGAATATGCAGGTGAATGGCGGGCTAAGCCTGCGCGGTAATCCGTCCAAGGCGGACATCGCAGCGTCGGTCGCGGCGGCGATTGCGGCGGGCTGA
- a CDS encoding sugar phosphate isomerase/epimerase family protein, whose translation MGRRHPLAMSAGIMPEATPVQLVEAAAQAGFDYGGMWVEMADWTTATTREVRAALAATGLPLLDVEVVWIKPGPLDPDHLRIVDIGLELGAHNVLCVSSDPDAGATRDKLAALMAHGGSGIRVNLEFGLFTAVKTIDQASAILREIDAPNMGLLIDALHWTRSGGTLADVAAVPIEWLGYAQLCDAPMPGADPGDPDAILVEAIDGRVALGRGGLAIDGLLAGLPDGLPIGIEERSKALREDFPDFNDRAAELMRTSRAWLGGRA comes from the coding sequence ATGGGCCGCCGCCATCCGCTGGCCATGTCGGCGGGCATCATGCCGGAAGCGACCCCGGTACAACTGGTCGAGGCGGCCGCCCAGGCCGGGTTCGACTATGGCGGCATGTGGGTCGAGATGGCCGACTGGACGACGGCCACGACGCGGGAGGTCAGGGCGGCGCTGGCGGCGACGGGCCTGCCACTGCTGGACGTCGAAGTGGTGTGGATCAAGCCTGGCCCGCTCGACCCCGATCATCTGCGTATCGTCGACATCGGGCTGGAGCTTGGCGCGCACAATGTCCTGTGCGTCAGCAGCGACCCTGATGCGGGGGCGACGCGGGACAAGCTGGCGGCGTTGATGGCGCATGGGGGCAGCGGGATCAGGGTCAATCTGGAGTTCGGCCTGTTTACAGCGGTCAAGACCATCGATCAGGCCAGCGCGATCCTGCGGGAAATCGATGCACCGAACATGGGGTTGCTGATCGATGCGCTGCACTGGACCCGGTCTGGGGGCACGCTGGCGGATGTCGCCGCCGTGCCGATAGAGTGGCTGGGCTATGCCCAATTATGCGATGCGCCGATGCCGGGGGCGGACCCTGGCGACCCCGATGCGATCCTCGTCGAGGCGATCGATGGCCGGGTCGCTTTGGGGCGGGGCGGCCTCGCGATCGATGGGTTGCTGGCAGGATTGCCAGATGGATTGCCGATCGGAATCGAGGAGCGGTCGAAGGCGCTGCGGGAGGACTTTCCCGACTTTAACGATCGCGCTGCGGAACTGATGCGGACCAGTCGGGCCTGGCTGGGTGGCCGGGCTTAA
- a CDS encoding dihydrolipoamide acetyltransferase family protein, producing MTPMRKAIAKALSHSKSTIPHFYLRSKIRIDAILGLRAQAKAATGEAPSINDYVVRACGLALAQHPDVNVQVHGDEIHRFGSADISVAVATDKGLITPIVKGADTLSVAAIAREIKALADKARNGKLQPEEFQGGSFSISNLGMFGIDQFDAIINPPQGAILAVGAGTRQPIEIGNALGFATIVEMSLSCDHRAIDGAVGAAFMRTLKDLIEDPKLLTA from the coding sequence ATGACGCCGATGCGCAAGGCGATCGCCAAGGCGCTCAGTCACAGCAAATCGACCATCCCGCATTTCTACCTGCGATCGAAGATAAGGATCGACGCGATACTGGGCCTGCGCGCGCAGGCGAAGGCCGCGACCGGCGAAGCGCCCAGCATCAACGACTATGTCGTCCGCGCCTGCGGCCTGGCGCTCGCGCAGCATCCCGACGTCAATGTGCAGGTTCATGGCGACGAAATCCACCGCTTCGGCAGCGCGGATATTTCGGTGGCGGTGGCCACGGACAAGGGACTGATCACGCCTATCGTGAAGGGGGCCGACACACTGTCGGTCGCCGCTATCGCGCGCGAGATCAAAGCATTGGCGGACAAGGCGCGCAACGGCAAACTCCAGCCCGAAGAATTTCAGGGCGGCAGCTTCTCGATCAGCAACCTGGGCATGTTCGGCATCGACCAGTTCGACGCGATCATCAATCCGCCGCAGGGCGCGATCCTGGCAGTGGGCGCCGGCACGCGCCAGCCGATCGAGATCGGCAATGCTTTGGGCTTCGCCACGATCGTGGAAATGTCGCTCAGTTGCGATCACCGCGCCATCGACGGCGCAGTCGGCGCGGCCTTCATGCGGACGTTGAAAGACCTGATCGAAGACCCGAAACTGCTGACGGCATGA
- a CDS encoding E3 binding domain-containing protein, whose translation MANLRAFAMPKWGIEMTEGVVAEWMVAEGQPFKKGDTLALIETDKITNEVEAEADGMFPRLLAEKGGTYQVGDLIAVLTGADEQPSAQEVEAFVAGFQPADAKPASKAAAPSSPPPSAGYGQATPPPPAKAITIPADAAISPAARAFAEAEGIDIAHIIGSGPDGRITLQDVQQASLPPVAVGGGAAVDTTPVGNMLGDVYASPLAKRLAVQHKVDLSALRGTGPKGRICKADVLSQVQPSAPASAEPAAPMAFARPAPGRPRSSR comes from the coding sequence ATGGCCAATCTGCGCGCATTCGCCATGCCCAAATGGGGCATCGAAATGACCGAGGGCGTCGTTGCCGAATGGATGGTCGCCGAAGGGCAGCCGTTCAAGAAGGGCGACACGCTGGCGCTCATCGAGACCGACAAGATCACCAATGAGGTCGAGGCCGAAGCCGACGGTATGTTCCCCCGCCTGCTGGCCGAAAAGGGCGGCACCTATCAGGTCGGGGATCTGATCGCAGTCTTGACCGGCGCCGATGAACAACCGTCGGCCCAAGAGGTGGAGGCGTTCGTTGCCGGGTTCCAGCCTGCCGACGCCAAGCCTGCGTCCAAGGCGGCAGCACCATCGTCGCCGCCCCCCTCGGCCGGTTATGGGCAAGCTACTCCTCCGCCCCCGGCCAAGGCCATCACCATTCCCGCCGACGCGGCAATCAGCCCTGCCGCCCGCGCTTTCGCCGAAGCGGAGGGCATCGATATCGCCCATATCATCGGCTCCGGTCCCGATGGCCGAATCACCCTTCAGGACGTGCAGCAGGCCAGCCTGCCCCCGGTCGCAGTCGGTGGCGGCGCGGCTGTCGACACCACACCGGTCGGCAACATGCTGGGCGACGTCTATGCCAGCCCACTGGCGAAACGGCTCGCGGTCCAGCACAAGGTCGATCTTTCCGCCCTACGAGGGACTGGGCCGAAGGGGCGCATCTGCAAGGCGGATGTGCTCTCGCAGGTGCAGCCATCGGCACCGGCGTCGGCGGAACCAGCCGCCCCCATGGCCTTCGCCCGCCCCGCCCCCGGACGGCCGAGATCGTCAAGATGA
- a CDS encoding alpha-ketoacid dehydrogenase subunit beta, with protein MAMKMIRDVIRDTIDEEMARDDSVIMLGEDIVGGMGSPGGPEAIGGIWGTSGGLWAKYGSDRVIDTPISESAIIGAAAGASLTGKRAIAEIMFADFIGVCMDQIWNQVAKFRYMFGGKSKCPIVIRMPYGGGYNAAPQHSQSIHAMVTAMPGLKVVMPSTAADTKGLLAQAIREDDPVIFLEHKALYGVKGEVPDGDYLIPFGHARQVTQGDDITVLATGMMVGFAENAAAQLAQDGIGCDLIDLRTTSPLDEEAILDSVERTGRLLIVDELPPRCSFATDLSALVANKAFSSLRAPIEMVTGPHSPVPFARELESAYLPSPEKIVAAAVKAMSYRRG; from the coding sequence ATGGCCATGAAAATGATCCGCGACGTCATTCGCGACACGATCGACGAGGAAATGGCGCGCGACGATAGCGTCATCATGCTGGGCGAGGATATCGTCGGCGGCATGGGGTCGCCCGGCGGGCCGGAAGCGATTGGCGGCATCTGGGGCACGTCTGGCGGGCTGTGGGCCAAATATGGGTCCGACCGTGTGATCGACACCCCCATTTCCGAAAGCGCCATCATCGGCGCGGCGGCGGGCGCTTCGCTGACCGGCAAGCGCGCCATCGCCGAAATCATGTTCGCCGACTTCATCGGCGTCTGCATGGACCAGATCTGGAATCAGGTCGCCAAGTTCCGCTACATGTTCGGCGGCAAGAGCAAATGTCCGATCGTGATCCGCATGCCCTATGGCGGCGGCTACAATGCCGCGCCCCAGCACAGCCAGTCGATCCACGCGATGGTGACGGCGATGCCAGGGTTGAAGGTCGTGATGCCATCGACCGCCGCCGATACCAAGGGCCTGCTGGCGCAGGCGATCCGCGAAGACGACCCGGTCATCTTCCTGGAGCATAAGGCGCTGTATGGCGTGAAGGGCGAAGTGCCCGACGGCGATTATCTGATCCCGTTCGGCCATGCGCGGCAGGTGACGCAGGGCGATGACATCACCGTGCTCGCCACCGGTATGATGGTCGGCTTTGCGGAAAATGCCGCAGCGCAGCTGGCGCAGGACGGCATCGGCTGCGACCTGATCGACCTGCGCACCACCAGTCCGCTGGACGAGGAAGCGATATTGGACAGCGTGGAGCGCACCGGCCGCCTGCTGATCGTGGACGAATTGCCGCCCCGGTGCAGCTTCGCCACCGATCTGTCGGCGCTGGTCGCCAACAAGGCCTTTTCCAGCCTGCGCGCCCCGATCGAGATGGTGACCGGCCCGCACAGCCCGGTGCCTTTCGCCCGCGAACTTGAATCCGCCTATCTGCCCTCGCCCGAAAAAATCGTGGCGGCGGCGGTCAAGGCTATGTCCTACAGGCGGGGATAA
- a CDS encoding thiamine pyrophosphate-dependent dehydrogenase E1 component subunit alpha, translating to MQLSREALLQAYRQMKTIRVFEDRLHDEIALGEIAGFTHLYAGQEACAVGVCERLDAQDFIISTHRGHGHCIAKGCDVVGMMKEIYGSSEGLCKGKSGSMHIADVTKGMLGANGIVGAGAPIAVGAGITAKGTGNVSIAFSGDGACNQGTTFEAMNMAVVLKLPVIFVFENNHYSEHTGESYAVGAESMTTRAAAFGMKAIKADGIDFFSVYEAMRELIAYCKAGNGPASIELDCERFFGHFEGDPQRYRGKGELDRLREERDCLKLFRTKVTEAKLLEGAALDALDAEVTALIDRAVAESKAAARPTADHVLEDVYISY from the coding sequence ATGCAGCTTAGCCGCGAAGCCCTGTTACAGGCCTATCGCCAGATGAAGACGATCCGTGTCTTCGAGGATCGCCTGCATGACGAGATCGCGCTGGGCGAGATCGCCGGCTTCACCCATCTCTATGCTGGGCAGGAAGCCTGCGCCGTGGGCGTGTGCGAACGTCTGGACGCACAGGATTTCATCATCTCCACCCACCGCGGCCACGGCCATTGCATCGCCAAGGGATGCGACGTCGTCGGCATGATGAAGGAAATCTACGGCTCCAGCGAAGGGCTGTGCAAGGGCAAGAGCGGCTCCATGCACATCGCCGACGTGACCAAGGGGATGCTGGGCGCCAACGGCATCGTCGGGGCAGGCGCACCGATCGCGGTGGGTGCGGGCATCACGGCCAAGGGGACGGGCAATGTCTCGATCGCCTTTTCCGGTGACGGCGCGTGCAACCAGGGCACGACGTTCGAGGCGATGAACATGGCGGTGGTGCTGAAACTGCCGGTCATTTTCGTGTTCGAAAACAACCATTATTCCGAGCATACCGGCGAATCCTACGCGGTCGGCGCGGAAAGCATGACGACCCGCGCCGCCGCCTTCGGCATGAAGGCAATCAAGGCCGACGGAATCGATTTCTTTTCCGTCTATGAGGCGATGCGGGAGCTGATCGCCTATTGCAAGGCGGGCAATGGCCCCGCCTCCATCGAATTGGATTGCGAGCGCTTCTTCGGTCATTTCGAAGGCGATCCGCAGCGCTATCGCGGCAAGGGCGAACTGGATCGGCTGCGCGAGGAACGCGATTGCCTCAAACTCTTCCGCACCAAGGTGACGGAGGCCAAGCTGCTGGAAGGCGCGGCGCTCGACGCGCTGGACGCGGAAGTCACGGCGCTTATCGACCGCGCCGTCGCCGAGTCCAAGGCCGCCGCCCGCCCCACGGCCGACCACGTCCTTGAAGACGTCTATATCAGCTACTGA
- a CDS encoding acyl-CoA dehydrogenase family protein — MDLHFTPEDEAFRAEVRRFLDGHLPDHLRAGMQATPTVFVEPDIGREWQAILHAKGWLAYNWPVDCGGTGWTMTQRYIFEKECALADAPSLPVLSLKLLGPVICRFGTAEQKATLLPRILDGTDYWCQGFSEPGAGSDLASLKSKAERKGDHYLVNGRKLWTTHAQHATHIFCLLRTDPAAKPQAGISFILIDMNQPGVEVRPIIGLAGDHEVNEVYLDDVVAPLDNLVGEEGGGWTIAKFLLENERGGACHAPKLLSDLQKLRRAAAQEPDGMGGCMADDTAFMAAIGRTELEAQALEMTELRILADMAKGLPPGPQTSLCKMVASTLRQQVDGLAVRLYGYAGLALEEHRPLYGNGAPEPLRDKAAQVASPRYLNSRAWTIFGGTNEVQRTIIAKTVLGL, encoded by the coding sequence ATGGACCTGCATTTCACCCCCGAAGACGAAGCCTTCCGCGCAGAGGTGCGCAGGTTCCTGGACGGCCACCTGCCCGACCATCTGCGCGCGGGGATGCAGGCCACCCCTACGGTCTTCGTCGAACCTGACATCGGCCGCGAATGGCAGGCGATCCTGCACGCCAAGGGCTGGCTTGCCTATAACTGGCCCGTCGATTGCGGCGGCACCGGCTGGACCATGACCCAGCGCTATATCTTCGAGAAGGAATGCGCGCTGGCCGATGCGCCCAGTCTGCCGGTCCTCAGCCTCAAACTGCTCGGCCCGGTCATCTGCCGCTTCGGCACGGCGGAGCAGAAGGCGACCCTTCTGCCCCGCATCCTGGACGGCACCGATTACTGGTGCCAGGGCTTTTCGGAACCGGGCGCCGGGTCCGACCTCGCCAGCCTCAAGAGCAAGGCGGAGCGCAAGGGCGATCATTATCTGGTCAACGGCCGCAAGCTGTGGACCACCCATGCCCAGCACGCGACCCACATCTTCTGCCTGCTGCGCACCGACCCTGCCGCCAAACCGCAGGCGGGCATCAGCTTCATCCTGATCGACATGAACCAGCCCGGCGTGGAGGTCCGTCCGATCATCGGCCTGGCGGGCGATCATGAGGTCAACGAAGTCTATCTGGACGATGTCGTAGCGCCGCTCGACAATCTGGTGGGGGAGGAAGGCGGCGGCTGGACGATCGCCAAATTCCTGCTGGAAAACGAGCGCGGCGGCGCCTGCCACGCGCCCAAATTGCTCTCCGACCTCCAGAAATTACGCAGGGCCGCAGCCCAGGAACCCGACGGTATGGGCGGATGCATGGCGGACGATACCGCGTTCATGGCCGCCATCGGCCGCACCGAACTGGAAGCGCAGGCGCTGGAAATGACCGAATTGCGCATCCTCGCTGACATGGCCAAGGGCCTGCCGCCCGGCCCGCAAACCTCGCTCTGCAAAATGGTCGCCTCCACCCTGCGCCAGCAGGTGGATGGCCTGGCGGTGCGGCTCTACGGCTATGCAGGCCTAGCGCTGGAGGAACATCGCCCACTTTACGGCAATGGCGCGCCCGAACCGCTGCGCGACAAGGCGGCGCAGGTCGCGTCCCCCCGCTACCTCAACAGCCGCGCCTGGACCATCTTTGGCGGGACGAACGAGGTCCAGCGTACTATCATCGCCAAAACGGTGCTGGGTCTGTGA
- a CDS encoding thiolase family protein: MADVFIVGVGIHPFGRTDGLSGLQQGAYAARAAMADAGVDWSDIQFGFGGSDASGNADTIVNELGLTGLPFINVKNGCATGGSAMIGAWQGIASGQYDIGIALGFDKHPRGAFNAMPADYSLPDWYGSVGLMVTTQFFAMKLQRYMAQHGITSQSLGRVSEKAFDNAVHADHAWRRAPVDIDTILNAAMINDPLTKYMFCSPAEGGVALILASEKKARELGRADVRVKAAAIRTRPPGSFEVFAPGLDVVRGGAPTLLASAAAYEMAGVGPEDIDVAQLQDTESGAEIMHMAENGFCADGAQEEWLAEGWTRIDGRLPVNTDGGCLACGEPIGASGLRQVYENVIQLRGHGGGRQVPGNPKTAYTHVYGAPGISGVTILQR; this comes from the coding sequence ATGGCTGATGTCTTCATCGTCGGGGTGGGCATCCACCCCTTCGGCCGCACCGATGGCCTGTCAGGCCTTCAGCAGGGCGCTTATGCAGCGCGGGCGGCGATGGCTGATGCGGGTGTCGATTGGAGCGACATCCAGTTCGGCTTCGGCGGCTCCGACGCGTCGGGCAATGCCGACACGATCGTCAACGAACTGGGCCTGACCGGCCTGCCCTTCATCAACGTCAAAAATGGCTGCGCGACTGGTGGGTCGGCGATGATCGGGGCGTGGCAGGGCATCGCGTCCGGCCAATATGACATTGGCATCGCGCTGGGGTTCGACAAGCATCCGCGCGGCGCGTTCAACGCCATGCCCGCCGACTACAGCCTGCCCGACTGGTATGGGTCGGTCGGCCTGATGGTCACGACTCAGTTCTTCGCCATGAAGCTGCAACGCTATATGGCCCAGCATGGCATCACCAGCCAGTCGCTGGGCCGCGTGTCGGAAAAGGCGTTCGATAACGCGGTCCACGCCGACCATGCCTGGCGGCGCGCGCCGGTCGACATCGACACCATCCTGAACGCCGCGATGATCAACGATCCGCTGACCAAATATATGTTCTGTTCGCCCGCTGAAGGCGGCGTGGCGCTGATCCTAGCGAGCGAGAAGAAGGCGCGCGAACTCGGCCGCGCCGACGTTCGCGTCAAGGCGGCGGCGATCCGCACCCGCCCGCCCGGATCGTTCGAGGTGTTCGCGCCGGGCCTGGACGTCGTGCGCGGTGGCGCGCCGACCCTCCTCGCCTCCGCCGCCGCCTACGAGATGGCAGGCGTAGGCCCGGAGGATATCGACGTCGCCCAGTTGCAGGACACCGAGTCGGGAGCGGAAATCATGCACATGGCCGAAAACGGGTTCTGCGCCGACGGCGCGCAGGAGGAATGGCTGGCGGAGGGCTGGACCCGGATCGACGGCAGGCTGCCGGTGAATACCGATGGCGGCTGCCTGGCCTGTGGCGAGCCGATCGGCGCATCCGGCCTCCGGCAGGTCTATGAAAATGTCATCCAGTTGCGCGGGCATGGCGGCGGCCGCCAGGTGCCGGGCAACCCCAAGACCGCCTACACCCATGTTTACGGCGCGCCCGGTATTTCCGGCGTGACCATCCTCCAGCGCTGA
- a CDS encoding Zn-ribbon domain-containing OB-fold protein translates to MTDIASLDSVAVAEGLFAAQPQPHLIGGRDRETGRIVFPYPAGDPRFEAIALPARGRVWSWTIQRFRPKTPPYIGAQAFEPFAIGYVELPDAVIVETRIVGIAFDAIRIGMEMQTVIIPFATDASGRAVLTYAFAPLQEDRQHG, encoded by the coding sequence ATCACCGACATCGCCAGCCTCGATAGCGTTGCCGTAGCAGAGGGCCTTTTCGCCGCGCAGCCGCAACCGCATCTGATCGGCGGGCGTGATCGCGAAACGGGCCGCATCGTCTTTCCCTATCCCGCTGGCGATCCCCGGTTCGAAGCAATCGCTCTGCCTGCGCGCGGCCGGGTCTGGTCCTGGACCATCCAGCGCTTCCGCCCCAAGACTCCGCCCTATATCGGCGCGCAAGCGTTCGAGCCGTTCGCCATCGGCTATGTCGAACTGCCCGACGCGGTGATCGTCGAGACGCGGATCGTCGGCATCGCCTTCGATGCGATCCGCATCGGCATGGAGATGCAGACGGTCATCATTCCCTTCGCCACCGACGCTTCGGGTCGCGCCGTCCTCACCTATGCCTTCGCGCCACTTCAGGAGGACAGGCAGCATGGCTGA
- a CDS encoding helix-turn-helix transcriptional regulator has translation MERLGDISVACSNDGGIPAQIGTDARFDRHVPTAIATSADILPAAQALRDIAMDVGNFRVAACANIASKMPMCDADGNVLAHSVFGWPSTKEQWWKKPLLALSSPLPFACRYESDPFWVNAHGIHTRAHNPLLGQIDLSHFSEQVNASAVIVVPIHLPFGQIGAVSFSPIDDTREDLSREFDLYADQLEYHSRRFVGGYSRVTSQRPWIPTNCRLSKREVECLRWAAVGKTDVEIAMILTRSCATVRFHIHNAATKLEAVNRSQTVFKATQLGYLGSVATVTTPTNHDMMDAAAAN, from the coding sequence ATGGAGAGATTAGGCGACATATCCGTCGCCTGTTCTAACGACGGCGGAATCCCGGCACAGATCGGCACCGACGCCCGTTTCGACAGGCATGTTCCCACCGCGATTGCGACGTCGGCCGATATATTGCCCGCGGCGCAGGCATTGCGCGACATCGCCATGGATGTCGGCAATTTCCGCGTCGCCGCATGCGCCAATATCGCGTCCAAGATGCCGATGTGCGATGCGGACGGCAATGTCCTGGCCCATTCCGTCTTCGGCTGGCCATCGACCAAGGAACAATGGTGGAAGAAGCCGCTTCTGGCGCTCAGTTCCCCCCTGCCCTTCGCCTGCCGCTATGAAAGCGATCCTTTCTGGGTCAACGCCCATGGCATCCACACCCGCGCCCACAACCCGCTGCTCGGCCAGATCGACCTGTCGCATTTCAGCGAGCAGGTGAACGCCAGCGCCGTCATCGTCGTGCCGATCCACCTGCCCTTCGGCCAGATCGGCGCGGTCAGCTTTTCACCTATCGACGATACGCGCGAAGACCTGTCGCGCGAGTTCGACCTGTACGCCGATCAGCTGGAATATCACAGCCGCCGCTTCGTCGGCGGCTATTCGCGCGTCACCAGCCAGCGGCCGTGGATCCCCACCAATTGCCGCCTGTCCAAGCGGGAAGTGGAATGCCTCCGCTGGGCGGCGGTCGGCAAGACCGACGTGGAGATTGCGATGATCCTGACGCGCAGTTGCGCCACGGTGCGCTTTCACATCCATAATGCCGCCACAAAATTGGAAGCCGTCAATCGCAGTCAGACCGTGTTCAAGGCCACCCAGCTCGGCTATCTGGGCAGCGTCGCCACCGTGACGACGCCGACCAATCACGACATGATGGACGCCGCCGCCGCCAACTGA